A region of the Pseudarthrobacter sp. MM222 genome:
CGGACAGGGTCAGCAGGCTATTCCGGAGCGCGTCGTCCGGCTCCCTGATGCCGGGTACTTTGACCAGGGTGGAGTCGGCCAGCGGAACGCGGACCGCCTGTCCCTGACCGCCGTCGATGGCGAGACCGGAAGCGTCCTTGCCGCCCCAACCGGCCAGGTAGTCGCACGCAACGGTGACACCGTTGAGGCACTGCGGGCAGGCGCCGCAACTGACGACGAACGGGGCGATCACGAGGTCACCGACCGTCAGGCTGGTAATCGCGTCGCCGGTGGATTCCACGGTGCCGATGAACTCGTGCCCGATAGCCGAGGGCCTCCGGATGGGCTTGACGCCGCGGTACGGCCACAGGTCCGAGCCGCAGACGCAGGACGCGGTCACTTTGACGATGACGTCGGTGGGCAGCTGGATCGTGGGGTAGTCCCGGTCTTCGACCCGGATGTCACCGGGGCCGTGGATGATCGTGGCGCGCATGGCGGCTCCTGGAGTTGCGAGGCTGGATTTCCTCCGAGTCTAGCCCCCGGGTTTTGGGGCCACGTAGGCTCGGAGTATGAATTCTCCCGCGGGTCCGGGCCTTCGGCCGGGCGTGCGATGGCCGACCGCCAGGTGGGCCTCGACCGTCGGCTGGGCCGCTCTGGTTGCCGTCCTCGCCGGCTGCAGCGGGGGCGACGGCGTCCCAGCGCCGGTCACGTCGCCGTCAGCAGTCCAGGTGTCGCCGGGCAGCCCGTCGGCGCTTCCCCGGCGTTCCCGTCCGCGGTACCGGAACCGGTGCCGCCGTCGGCCGCAACCCCGCCCTCGCCCCGCTTCCGCCGCAGGTCCAGCGGGAGCTTGACCAGCGCCTGGTGGCGGCTGTCAAGGCCAACGACCCGGCGCTCGCGGCAGAGCTGATCCGGTCCGGAGCCGATGTCAACGCCAAAGATGCCATCCAGGATTCGGCGTTCCTGTATGCCGGGGCGGAGGGATTCAACGAGATCCTGCTGCTGACGCTCGCGAACGGCGCCGACGTGGCCAGCACCAACCGGTTCGGCGGCACGGCCCTGATTCCGGCGAGCGAGCACGGCCACGTGGAAACAGTCCGCATTCTCATCGCCGCCGGCGTTCCGGTGAACCACGTCAACAATCTCGGCTGGACGGCGATGCAGGAGGCAATCCTCCTGAATAACGGAGGTCCCCGGCAGCAGGAAGTGGTCCGGCAACTTCTCGCCGCCGGCGCCGACCCGAACATCCGTGACCCTCAGGGGCGCACCGCACTGCAGAATGCCGAGCGGCTGGGATTCAGCGCCATCGCGGCCCTGATCCGGGGCGTTACGCAGAAATAGCCCAGCTTTTGGCCATGTTCACCGCTGCCCGTCCGGGAGCTGGCGGTGCAGGGCACCAAAGCTGGGCTATTTCCGCCAGCTCCGAAGCTAGACGGCCTCGAGCACGCTGACGTAGTTGGCGATGCCCACGCCGCCCATGTTCTGGACGGCGGCGCGTCGGGCAGAGCCGAGCTGCATGTCGCCGGCGGTGCCGCTGAGCTGCATCGCCGCGATGACATGCTGGGAGACGCCGGTGGCGCCGACCGGGTGGCCCTTGGCCTTGAGCCCGCCGGAGACGTTGACCGGAAGCTTGCCGTCCTTGAAGACCCAGCCTTCCTGCAGGGCGCGGGCGCCCTGGCCGGGTTCGGTCAGCCCCATGGCCTCATACATCAGCAGTTCGGCGATGGTCTAGCCCCCGTGCACCTCAGCGAAGTCCAGGTCCTCCAGCCCGACGCCGGCCATCGCCAGCGCCCGCTGCCACCGACGCGCGCGCGCGTCGCGGCGAGGTTGCCGGCTCGGGGTGGCGTTCGGCCGGGAAGAAATCGTTCGCCTGGCCGAAACCGGCGAGCCGGACCGGGGCGGTGGCCCCGGCGGTGGGGGCGAGGCTCAGCACTACGGCGGCGGCGCCGTCGGAGGCGAGCAGTCGGTGCAAAGGAGCGGATCGGCCAACATGGGGTTCTTGTCCGAGACGGTCCGGCAGAATTCCTCGCCGAGGGTCCTTGCGGAGCTGGGCGTAGGGGTTGTCCACGCCGTTGCGGTGGTTCTTCGCCGCGATGGTGCCCAGGACGTCTCCAAGCTTCCTGAACCTGATTGTCCGGAACCGTCGCCGTAACGCTTCTCGTAGTGCTTGGCGACCTCGGCGAACAGCCCGGTAAAGCCCGTGGTCGAGGCCTTGCCCGCCATGTCGTAGTCGGTTCCCAGCAGGGCCGCACCAACGACGTCGGCTCCTGCGTGGGTCATCTTCTCGGCACCAATTACGAGGACGGTCTTGGCGGTGCCGGCCAGCAGGGACTTGGTGCCCTGCTGGAAGGCCGCCGATCCGGAGGCGCAGGCGTTCTCGACCCGGGTGGACGGGACGTGCGCCAGCTGCTCGGAGACCTGCAGCGCCAGCGAGGACGGGAAGGCCAGCGGCATCATGCCGGAGTTGAACTGGCCGAGGTAGATCTCGTCGATCTGCCCGGGCTCGATCCCGGCGTTGCCGATCGCCTCGGTGGCGACCTGGACGATCAGCGATTCCAGGGTCTCTTCCGTCAGCTTGCCGAAGCGGCTGTGTCCCCAGCCGGTGAGCAGGACATCCTTGCCGAACTGTTCGCGCAGGCTCATGCCGGTGCTCCCCTCGAGCTCGGGCGCTGCGTCCGGGGTGTCTTCGAGGGCGACGTCGAACTCGGCCTCGGTCTTCTCGCGGATCTCCTCCACGGTGACGCCCGGGGCCAGTCGAGTGAGCGTGAGCTGGCGGTCGCCGCCTGGTCCCTTGTTCAGGTCAAACACGGCAAGGTCGCTGATGATGCGGTCAACGCAGCTCAGGCCGGTCAGCGGCAGGGTGCATTCCTTAACGATCTTGGCCGTGCCGTCCTTGGCGTTGTGCTCGGTGAGGGCCACGACGCGCGGCGTGCCGGCTACGAGGTCCATGGCGCCGCCCATGCCCTTGACCATCTTGCCGGGGATGGTCCAGTTGGCGAGGTCACCGGCGCCGGAAACCTGCATGGCGCCCAGGATGGCGACCTTGACGTGGCCGCCGCGGATCATGCCGAACGACGTTGCGGAGTCGAAGATGCTGCCGCCGGGCAGTACCGTGACGGTCTGCTTGCCGGCGTTGATCAGGTCTGCATCTTCCTCGCCTTCGTAGGGGAACGGGCCCATGCCGAGCAGGCCGTTTTCGCTCTGCAGGACGACGCGGACGCCGTCGCGCAGGTTGTTGGCAACCAGCGTGGGGATGCCGATGCCAAGGTTGACGTAGTCGCCGTCGTTCAGTTCTTCGGCCGCGATGGCAGCCATTTCATTCCGGGTCCAGGCCATGATGATTCTCCTCAGGTATGTGGGGGCGGCGGTTCGGGCCGGCGCAGTTCGGGAAGATGCGGTTCAGGCCAGCACGCTGGACGGCGCGGCCCCGGCGGCCCCGGCGCGGGGGCGGACCGTGCGCTGTTCGATGTCCTTCTCGCGGCCGCTGGCCTGCACGAGGCGCTGGATGAAGACCTCGGGGGTGACAATGTGGTTCGGGTCGAGCTCGCCGGGCTGGACGATCACCTCGGCTTCCGCGACGGTCACGGCACCAGCGGTGGCCACCACGGGGTTGAAGTTCTGCGCGGTGTAGCGGTAGATCAGGTTGCCGTCTGTGTCCGCGGTGTGCGCGTGGACCAGTGCGACGTCGGCCTTGATGGCGCGCTCCTGCACGTACGTTTCGCCGTCGAACTCCGCCAGCGGCTTGCCTTCGGCAACAAGTGTGCCGACTCCGGTCTTGGTATAGAAAGCGGGGATGCCAGCACCGCCGGCGCGGAGGCGCTCGGCCAGCGTGCCCTGCGGGGTGAACTCCACTTCGAGCTTTCCGGCGAGGTATTGCTCGGCGAAGAGCTTGTTTTCGCCCACGTAGGAGGCAATGACTTTACGGACCTGGCCGGCCTCGATCAGCACGCCCAGGCCCTTGCCGTCCACGCCCATGTTGTTGGACACCACCGTGAGGTCCTTGACGCCGGAGTCGCGCACGGCCTCGATCAGGTCGGCCGGGATTCCGCTGAGGCCGAAGCCGCCGACGGCGAGCGTCATACTGTCCCGCAGGACATCCTGAAGTGCTTCAGCCGCTCCGGATTTCACCTTTGACATTGCATCTCCTCATTGAGCTTGGGTTCGGGAACGGCCGGGAAGGATTCACCCCGCGTTCCACTTTGTGGACTCGTCCTCTGACTTTGGAGCGTACGGGTTGGAAATGGCGGCTGTCAACGGAGGATTTTGCCGAGGTTGCGGACGTTTTTACAGTGTGGACGCTACGCTTAGTAGTGTCCACATTATGGAGGGTTTGGCGAGCGATGGATGGGGCCAAATGAATGCAGTGCCGGTCCAGGGCGCACAGGTGGTCAGCCGGGTGGCGGCGCTGCTGCGGATTGTCGGCCGCGACCCCGGCGGTTCGCCGCTGGGCCAACTGGTCCGGGAGTCCGGCCTCACCCGTCCCACAGTGCACCGGCTGCTCAGCTCCCTGGCGGCCGAGGGGCTGCTGGACCAGGAGCCGGGCAGCGGCAACTGGGTGCTGGGCCCCGAGATCCTGCTGATGGGATCGGTGGCTTCCGCGCGGTTCCCGCTGGAGGACATTGCCAGGCCCAGCCTCCGGCGGCTGGCCGAGGAGACAGGTGAAAGCGCCTTTTCTCCATCCGGCGTGGCGCCGAAACCGTGTGCCTGTTGCGGGAGGAAGGGAGCTTCCCGGTGCGTTCCTTCGTGCTGCATGAGGGGGTGCGCTTCCCGCTGGGAGTCGCTTCGGCTGGCACCGCCATCATGGCGTTCCTGCCCCCGGAGGAACAGGAGGAGCTGCTGGCCGGCTGGGCCGCGCACGCGGGCAGCTTCGCCGCGGCCCACACCGAGGCGCTGGTCCGCCAGAACCTGGAAGCGACGCGGCAGGCCGGCTACTCCGTGAACCCGGGACTGGTGCTGGAAGGAAGCTGGGGGATGGGCGCCGCGGTGTTCGATCAGCGCGGACGCCCCGCGTGGGCCTTGTCCCTGACCGGTATCGAGCCGCGGTTCCGGCAGGAGCGGCAGGCGCAGCTGGGCCGGCTGCTGATGGACGAGGCCCACCGGATCTCGACCCTGCTGCAGGGCGCCGGATAGGGCCCGCGGCGAGGTTTAGCCGCCTTCCCGGGGCACGTTGACACGGACGCGCCGCCTGCGGACAATGAAATCGCCTACCCGGGGTCAAAGTGCCCCCGGGTAGGGGCTCCCGGCGTCGTGGTTCAGCTCAACTTAAAGTCCGACCCGGGGTTCCTCGGGGCCTTCGTGCTTCCACCAGGTGTCGCTGATGATGACCGGAACGGTGCGCTTGTGGCGGGTCCGGAGGTACTTCTCCTCGATGCGTTCGGCCACGTCGTCTGGAACTTCGCGGCCCTCAAGGTAGTCGTCGATCTCGTCATATTTCAGGCCGAGTTCGTCCTCGTCGGTCCGGCCGGGTTTCCCATCGAGGAGGTCGGCGGTGGGCACCTTGTCCCAGATCCGCGCCGGCGCACCGAGCTCGGCGAGCAGCGCTCGGTTCTGGCGCTTGTTGAGCCCGAACAGGGGCAGCACGTCCGCGCCGCCGTCGCCAAACTTGGTAAAGAACCCGGTGACCGATTCGGCGCCGTGGTCCGTGCCGATCACGAGGTAGTTGTGCTCACCGGCCAGCGCGTACTGCGCGATCATCCGGGAGCGGGCCTTCATGTTGCCCTTGGTGAAATCCGAAACCTGCTCGCTGGTGGTCTTTTCGAACTCCTGCTCGAAGCCGTCCACGGCGGGCGCAATGTTGAAGGTCCACTCCGTCTCCGCGCCGATGAAGTCCAGCGCGGCCTGCGCGTCGTGCTCGTCGTGCTGCACGCCATACGGAAGCCGGACGGCCACGAAGTTCGCTTCCACCCCTTCGGCTTCGAGCTCGTTGACCGCCAGCTGGGCCAGCCGCCCGGCCAGGGAGGAATCCAGTCCGCCCGAGATTCCCAGCACGAAACCCTTGGTATGGGTCGCCTTGAGGTACTCCTTCAGGAACGTGACGCGTTTGCGCACCTCCTCGGCGGGGTCGATCCGGGGCTGCACGCCCATTTCTTCAATGATCTTCACCTGGAGTTCGCGCATGACTCAAAGCCTAGCCAGCAGTGTCAATGACGCTCAACTGTGTCCGGCCGAATTGCGCTCCGGGGGCGTGCCCGGCGCTACGCAGAACGCATGGCGCTACGGAATGCGTCCTGCGCTACGTGGATACCGGTAGCGCAGGGCGCTTTGCGCAGCGTGAGGCCGAATCCGCCGCGAAAACTCCTGCCGCTCGGGGCCGCAGCGGCGTACCGTGGGGGCCATGGAGAAGACCGGATGCGTTGTGGCCGGCGGCGGGCCGGCCGGCATGATGCTGGGCCTGCTGCTGGCGCGGGCCGGGGTGACCGTGACGGTGCTGGAAAAACACGGGGACTTCTTCCGCGACTTCCGCGGCGACACCGTCCATGCGGCCACCATCCGGCTGATCGACGAGCTCGGCCTGGGCGATGAGTTCCGCCGGCTGCCGCAAAGCAAACTGAACAGGGTCGCCTTCCCGGTGCCCGGCGGGCCGCCCGTGACCATGGGCAACTTCGATTCGCTGCGACCGCCGTACAACTACGTCGCGATGATGCCGCAATGGGACTTCCTGAACTTCCTTGCCAAAGCCGCCGCCCAGGAGCCGTCCTTCAGCCTGCGGATGGGCCATCAGGCCACCGCGCTGGTCCGCAACGGCGGCCGCGTCACGGGCATCCGCTACCGGACCGCCGACGGCCTCGACGGCGAGATCCAGGCAGACCTGGTGGTTGCTACGGATGGCCGCCATTCAATCCTGCGCCGCCAGGCCGGGCTGGTGCCGAAAGAATATCCTGTGCCCTTCGACGCCTGGTGGTTCCGGCTGCCGCGCCATCCCTCCGAGCGGGGCGCGGTGGCGGGAATCGTGCCTGCCTTCGGGCGGGGTGAAGCCCTGCTGGCCCTGTTCCGGGACGACTATTTCCAGATGGGCTACCTGGCATCCAAGGGGACGGATGCGCGGATCCGGGCCGAGGGCGTCGAGGGATTCCGACGTCGGATCGCGGCGCTCCGTCCAGACCTGGCCGACAGGGTGGACGCCATCGCATCGCTGGAGGATCTGCACTGGCTGGACGTGCGGCTGGACCGGCTGCGCGAATGGCACATCAACGGGCTCCTCTGTATCGGCGACGCGGCCCACGCCATGTCCCCGGCAGGAGGAGTGGGGATCAATCTGGCCATCCAGGACGCCGTCGCGGCCGCGGACATCCTGGCGCCGGCGCTCCTCCGCGGACCCGTACGCCGAACGGAGCTGGCCAGGGTCGAACGAC
Encoded here:
- a CDS encoding thiolase C-terminal domain-containing protein gives rise to the protein MGLTEPGQGARALQEGWVFKDGKLPVNVSGGLKAKGHPVGATGVSQHVIAAMQLSGTAGDMQLGSARRAAVQNMGGVGIANYVSVLEAV
- a CDS encoding FAD-dependent oxidoreductase; translation: MEKTGCVVAGGGPAGMMLGLLLARAGVTVTVLEKHGDFFRDFRGDTVHAATIRLIDELGLGDEFRRLPQSKLNRVAFPVPGGPPVTMGNFDSLRPPYNYVAMMPQWDFLNFLAKAAAQEPSFSLRMGHQATALVRNGGRVTGIRYRTADGLDGEIQADLVVATDGRHSILRRQAGLVPKEYPVPFDAWWFRLPRHPSERGAVAGIVPAFGRGEALLALFRDDYFQMGYLASKGTDARIRAEGVEGFRRRIAALRPDLADRVDAIASLEDLHWLDVRLDRLREWHINGLLCIGDAAHAMSPAGGVGINLAIQDAVAAADILAPALLRGPVRRTELARVERRRRPPTVIVQTVQRVLHRAVFEPIMTGKRSGAPAALLFLARHFPAIGGFLPRFIAFGPRPEHAPAFARRVQSPS
- a CDS encoding ankyrin repeat domain-containing protein — translated: MPSSPAAAGATASQRRSRRRQQSRCRRAARRRFPGVPVRGTGTGAAVGRNPALAPLPPQVQRELDQRLVAAVKANDPALAAELIRSGADVNAKDAIQDSAFLYAGAEGFNEILLLTLANGADVASTNRFGGTALIPASEHGHVETVRILIAAGVPVNHVNNLGWTAMQEAILLNNGGPRQQEVVRQLLAAGADPNIRDPQGRTALQNAERLGFSAIAALIRGVTQK
- a CDS encoding CoA transferase subunit A, with the translated sequence MSKVKSGAAEALQDVLRDSMTLAVGGFGLSGIPADLIEAVRDSGVKDLTVVSNNMGVDGKGLGVLIEAGQVRKVIASYVGENKLFAEQYLAGKLEVEFTPQGTLAERLRAGGAGIPAFYTKTGVGTLVAEGKPLAEFDGETYVQERAIKADVALVHAHTADTDGNLIYRYTAQNFNPVVATAGAVTVAEAEVIVQPGELDPNHIVTPEVFIQRLVQASGREKDIEQRTVRPRAGAAGAAPSSVLA
- a CDS encoding beta-ketoacyl synthase N-terminal-like domain-containing protein codes for the protein MSLREQFGKDVLLTGWGHSRFGKLTEETLESLIVQVATEAIGNAGIEPGQIDEIYLGQFNSGMMPLAFPSSLALQVSEQLAHVPSTRVENACASGSAAFQQGTKSLLAGTAKTVLVIGAEKMTHAGADVVGAALLGTDYDMAGKASTTGFTGLFAEVAKHYEKRYGDGSGQSGSGSLETSWAPSRRRTTATAWTTPTPSSARTLGEEFCRTVSDKNPMLADPLLCTDCSPPTAPPP
- the nadE gene encoding ammonia-dependent NAD(+) synthetase; the protein is MRELQVKIIEEMGVQPRIDPAEEVRKRVTFLKEYLKATHTKGFVLGISGGLDSSLAGRLAQLAVNELEAEGVEANFVAVRLPYGVQHDEHDAQAALDFIGAETEWTFNIAPAVDGFEQEFEKTTSEQVSDFTKGNMKARSRMIAQYALAGEHNYLVIGTDHGAESVTGFFTKFGDGGADVLPLFGLNKRQNRALLAELGAPARIWDKVPTADLLDGKPGRTDEDELGLKYDEIDDYLEGREVPDDVAERIEEKYLRTRHKRTVPVIISDTWWKHEGPEEPRVGL